CTAATTTAGTTTCAAAAGATAAAAAATATGCTATCGTAATAGCGAGGTTTAACCACTTTATTACAGATAGGTTGTTAGAAGGTTGTCTAGATACACTTAAAAGACATGAGGTAAAAGATGAAGAGATTTCTATAATCAGAGTGCCAGGAGCCTTTGAAATCCCACTAGCAGCTAAAAAACTTGTCAAAAAAGATGATGTCGATGCTGTTATATGTCTAGGAGCAGTCATCAGAGGAGATACTCCACATTTTGACTATGTTTGTGCAGAAGTTTCTAAGGGTGTTGCCCATGTTGGATTAGAGAGTGAAAAACCAGTTATCTTTGGAGTAGTGACAACAGATAATATCGATCAAGCCGTCCAAAGAGCAGGCGTAAAATCAGGAAATAAGGGATCAGAAGCAGCCCTATCTGCAATAGAGATGGCAAACCTTGTTGATCTTATATGATTTTAGTATTTGATTTTGATGGGACAATTCACAATACAGAAATAGCCTACAAAAAAGCTATTACAGAGAGTCTTTTAGAGCTTGGTTTATCCATTGATGATTTTGATTTCAAATCCTTTATAGGTATGGGGCCAAAAGAAGTTTGGGATATAATCTTAAAAGATGATTCTGATAAAGATCCTTATATAAAGAAAAACGGTGATAGGATTATCAATTATATGAGAAATGATGGCCAGCTTTTTGAGGGAGCAACAGAAACCCTTTCATATTTAAAAGATAAGTATGAACTCTATATTTTGTCAAAATGTAGACGTGTTTATATGGATGCTGCTAGGGAAAAATTTGGTCTAGATAAGTATTTTTCTAAATATTTTGTCGGGGAAGACTATGACTATCTGTACAAGTATAAAATTCTAAGAAAAGAAATAAAGGGCGACTATATAATGATAGGAGACCGCAAAGAAGACATAGAGGCAGGTAGTAAAAATAATCAAAAGACAATTTTTGCTGCCTATGGCTATGGAAATCCTAAAGAAGGTGACCAAGCTGACTATAAAATAAAAAATATCAGACAATTAAGAGAAATACTGTAAATTCTAAAAGCAAAAAATTATTTGAAGGGGGCATTTAAGCTCCCTTTTTTTATGATTAATTTTGAAAAATAAGACTTAGAAATGTCTTATCTTATTTAAGTCAATATAAAATTTACTTATTAATTTATAATTAGTAAATAAAAAAGAGGGAGCAACCCCTCTAACAGTGTAAACAAAGTATATAAACAAATGTCATTCCGACAGAGAAGCTTAGCTTCGACGAGGAATCTCATAAATTTTGGGATTTGTATGACGGTTATTAATATTATATTTTTTAATGTAGATGTTTTTTGATTTATGAACAAGATGAGAGGGAGTAACTCCGATAATAATTTGTATTTCGCTATGCTGTGTGTATTGACTTAGGTTCTAGATATTCTATCAGGCCAAATATACCACCCTCTCTACCTAGGCCTGATTGTTTGTAGCCTCCAAAAGGTAGTTCTGAGGATCCGCCGCCAGAGTTTAGGTAGACGTCTCCAGCCTTGATTTCATAGGCGATTTCTAGGGCTTCTTTTTCATTTCCAAATACGGCAGAAGAAAGACCAAAGTCTACGGCGTTAGCTACTTCTATAGCTTCATCTTTATTCTTTACTTTTATAATAGAAAGAACTGGTCCAAAAATTTCTTCATCATGGATTGCCATACCAGGCCTTACATCGGTGAAGATAGCTGGTTTTACATAATATCCTTTTTTACTTTCTTTAGGAATTTCTCCTTTAATTAAGCTTGCACCTTCATTGATTCCTTTTTCTATAAAGCCTTTAACCTTATCAAATTGTTTTTTGCTAGAAAGAGTACCTACAACAGTTTTCGGGTCACTTGGGTCTCCCACTGGATAATTATCATATTGGTTTATAAATTCTTTTAGGACATCATCATAAATATCCTCGGTTATGACCGCTCTTGATAGGCAGGAGCAAGTTTGACCAACATTTAGGTAAACCCTGTCTAAAACTTGTTTGACTCCCATCTTTATATTTGCTCCTTTGATAAAAACAGCTGGTGACTTGCCCCCAAGCTCTAGGACAACTTTTTTGGCTGTATTCATTGCGTGTTTGGCCGAAGAAGCCCCACCTAAAAGAGATCCTGTATAAGAAACCATGGCGACTTTTGGATGAGAGTTTAAAACCTCTCCTACTTCTGGTCCAGAGCCTGTTACTAGGTTAAATACCCCCTTTGGTAGACCTATTTCATCAAAAGCCTTTGCTACAAAATAAGCTGTAAGCGGTGTATCAGAAGCTGGTTTTTGTACAACAGTACAACCCATCAAAATAGCTGGTATAACTTTCATTATTATTTGACCTAGTGGATAGTTCCATGGTGTAAGGCTTGCTACAACTCCTATTGGCTCCATCCTAACATAGCCACCACTCATATCTATCCTATAGTCAATTTTTTTAGCTTGGTCTATAAATACATCGATCCTAGCCATTTGTTTATCAAATTGACCAGGTTTTGCAATTTTTATAGGTACACCCAGTTCTAGTTTTATTGTTTCCATTATCTCGTCCTGATGATCTATCATCCAATTCTTAAATTTTTCTATATAAGAGATCCTTTCTTCAAGACTTGTTTTAGAAAAAGTTTTAAAGGCTTCAAAGGCAGCTTCTGCAGCTTGGCTGATTTCATCATCACTTGCCTTTGGCACTTTTCCTAAAATCTCACCTGTGGCAGGATTTTCTACTTCTATCCATTTATTGGATTTGCTTTCAATAAAAGTACCGTTTATATATAATTTTTCATTGTTAAGTTTTTCAAAATTAATTAGATCACTCCTTTCATAAATTTTTACCCGAATTTTCTCCTGATTATCAAAAGGGTATAATATAGACAGATAAATTAGATTTAAATTTTAAAGGAGATATTATGAAATATTTTGGTACAGACGGATTTAGGGGAGAGGCAAATAAAAACCTTAATGTTTACCATGCTTTTAAAATAGGTAGGTTTATAGGGGATTATTTTTCAAAAAATAACCATGGTCAAGGCAAAATTCTGATAGGCAAGGATACTAGAAGGTCATCATACATGTTTGAAGATGCCTTATCTGCTGGTATCACATCATCAGGCTCAAATGCTTACCTACTCCATGTTACACCAACTCCTTCAGTTTCATATATAACAAGGACAGAAGATTTTGATTGTGGAATAATGATAACAGCAAGTCATAACCCTTATTATGACAATGGTATAAAAATAATAAATGACAAGGGAGAGAAGATGGGCGATGATTTTCTAGAAAAATTAGAAGCCTACATAGATGCCGATATCAATGAAATAGATTTGGCCTTAGGAGAAGACATAGGTAGGACTGTTGACTATATAGGAGGAAGAAATAGGTATATAGCTTATCTTATCCAAACAGTGACCAAGTCTTTTGAGGGTATAAAAGTAGGTCTTGATTGTGCTAATGGTGCAGGTTTTACAATAGCTAAACCGGTTTATGATGCCCTTGGTGCAGATACCTATGTAATAAACTCTGATCCAAATGGTTTTAATATAAACAATAAAGCAGGATCTACCCATATAGAAGTGCTTAGGGACTATGTAATAGAAAATAAGCTTGACTTTGGATTTGCCTTTGACGGAGATGCAGATAGGTGTATAGGTGTGGATGCTGAGGGCAATATTATAGATGGGGATTCTATCCTTTATATACTAGCCAACTATATGAAAAAAGAAGGAGCCCTAAATTCAAACTCAGTGGTTACAACAGTCATGTCTAACATAGGACTTTATAAAGCCTTTGATAATTTAGGTATTAATTATGAAAAAACTGATGTTGGTGATAAATATGTCCATGATAGGATGTATGAAAAAGACATAGAGCTTGGCGGTGAACAGTCTGGTCATATAATAATGAAGAAATATGCCAACACTGGAGATGGTATCCTAACTTCTCTTAAAGTTATGGAAGCTATGATCGAAGCAAAAACAGACCTAAAATCATTGGTAAGAGACCTTAAAATTTATCCACAAGTTCTAATCAATGTCAGAGTCAAAGATAAAAATACAATTTTAGATAATGAAAAAGTTGACCAGGCTATAAAAGAAGTTGAATCAAAACTAGAAGATAGTGGTAGGATACTGGTTCGTAAATCTGGAACAGAGCCACTAATAAGGGTCATGGTTGAGGCTGAAACAGAAGAGCAAGCCCAAAAATCATGCCAACATATAGTAGATGTTGTAAAAGATAATGGCCTTGCTATTGATTAGAGATCATCTTACGGGCAGAAAAATCAATATAAAAGAAAAAATGTTGATTGTAGGTGGGGATGTGTATGCAGTAGAGTCATATACTGCTTTTGATACATCTACGCTCAAAGGCTATCCACCAAAAGTATACTATGACAAATATGATAACTACCTGGGAAAAATATATGATAGAAATATTTTGGAACTAGATGATATAGAAGATATACTCCTAGCCTATCAGGATTATTGCTTTTCAAATCATGATTTGGATGATCTTAGAGATAATCTATGCAAAAAGAGAGAAAGTTTTATAAAAAACTTATTAAAAATTGATTAAGAGTATTGACAATACTAGACGTAGAGGGTATTATATTTCATTGTATGGAAGTATCCGTATAAGTAAATAGGAGGTGTTTTATGAGAACTAAAGTTAAATTAGAATGCACAGAGTGCAAAAACAGAAACTATGATACTACAAAAAACAAAACTACTCATAGTGAAAGAATTGAACTAAAAAAATACTGTCCATTTTGTAAAAAACACACAGTTCATAAAGAAACAAGGTAGGTAAATATGGCTAAGAAAAAAGATTCTTTCTTCTCTGGACTTGCTAGAGAGTTTAAAAAAGTCCAATGGCCAACAAAAAGCGTAACCGTAGAGTATTCTTTATTGGTTATAGCCATTAGTGCTATAACAGGTGTTGCAATATGGCTATTAGACTTAGTCTTCCACAATCTACTTTCTATAATAATGTAGGTGAAAGATGACTGATTCTTTAAATTTTGATCAAAACAAGGAAACAGAAGAAGAAAAATCGACACAAGTTACAGAGGCAGAAAACAAGGCTAAATGGTATGTGGTTCACACCTATACAGGATATGAAAACAGAGTATCTGACAAGATACAAATGATGATTGATAATGATCAAAATCCTGACATAGTAGATGTGACAGTACCAACTGAGGAATATGTCGATGTAAAAAACAATAGCAAAAAGCTAAAGACAAGAAAGTTATTTCCTGGCTATGTAATGGTAAAGATGGTTCATACAAGTAAAACCTGGTATATAATAAGAAATACCCAAGGGGTAACAGGATTTGTTGGACCAGATGGAGATCCAGTACCTCTTACACCAGATGAAGTTAGAAAATTTGGCATAAAAGAGAAAAAACCAGTTAAAAGCGTTGAAATCAACTTCAAAGTTGGTGATCAAGTAGAAATAACAAATGGAGTCTTTACAGGAGATATTGTTAGAGTAGAAGAAATTGACCTAGACAAGGAACAAGTAAAAGTTTATACAGATGTTTTTGGTCAAGATACTATAACTACTCTAGATATTAGAGATGTAAAAACAATTTGACGCTGTCTGAGAAGTGGGAGGGGTAACCCGAAAACACCACAAGGAGGTAAATATGGCAGAAAAAGATATTCAAGCAATAGTAAAATTACAAGTACCAGCAGGAGCTGCATCACCAGCACCACCAGTAGGAACCGCACTAGGTCCACACGGAATCAACATAATGGAATTTGTTCAAGCATTTAATGCAAAAACAGCTGACCAAGCAGGAATGATAATACCGGTTGAGATGACTATTTATACGGATAGATCATTTAAGTTCATCACAAAAACACCACCAGCACCAGTATTAATCAAAAAAGCTATCAACCTAGCAAAAGGTTCAGGAGAACCAAACAAAAACAAAGTTGGATCAATCAAGAGAAGCCAACTTGAAGAGATTGCAAAAACAAAAATGCAAGACCTTAACGCTGCAAGCTTAGAAGCAGCAGTAAGCATGATAGCTGGAACAGCAAGAAGTATGGGAGTCACTGTAGAAGATTAGTGGGAGAGTTTACTCGTTGACCACAGGAGGTATTAAATGGCTAAAAGAGGAAAAAAATATTTAGAATCAAAAGCTTCTTATGATTCGACACAAGAATATGAACTAAATGAAGCATTAGAAATTGTTGAAAAAACTGCAAAGGCAAAATTTGATGAAACTGTAGAACTACACTTCAACCTTGGAGTTGATAGTAGACATGCTGACCAACAAGTTAGAGGAACAGTTATTTTGCCACATGGTACTGGTAAGGTACAAAGAGTATTAGCTTTCGTTAAAGACGATAGAATTGACGAAGCTCTAGCAGCAGGAGCTGACTATGCTGGTAATACAGAATACGAAGAAAAAATCCAAAAAGACGGTTGGTTAGATTTTGATGTAGTTATTGCTACACCAGATATGATGGCAACAGTTGGTAAACTAGGTAGGGTACTTGGACCACAAGGCCTAATGCCAAACCCAAAAACTGGTACAGTTACACCAGATATTAAAAAAGCTATCGAAGATATTAAAGCTGGTAAGGTTGAATATAGGACAGATAAAGCAAACCTAATCCACGTACCAACAGGTAAGGTTTCATTCGGAAAAGAAAAATTAGCTGACAATATCAAAACTCTTATTTCAGCTGTTGTTAAAGCAAAACCAGCTGCAGCTAAGGGTAAATATATAAAATCTATCACTGTTTCATCAACAATGGGACCAGGAGTAAAACTACAAGCATCTAGAGCGTCTGAATTAGTCGAAAAATAATTTGCATTATTTTAAATAAGTGATATAATATAACAGTCAAATAAACAGGCTACCAAAGACTACGCAGACTTTATGTTTAATAATTGCGTATAGGTGGGAGAAGAAACTACATCCCCACCGATGTAGGCATTATTAATATGCCTATATAAGTGGGGTTTTTATATACCTACCATTAGCCTTAGGAGGTGAAAAAGTGAGCGAAAAAGCTATAGCAGCAAAACAGCTGATAGTTGACGAGATCAAAGAAAAAATCGAAGGTGCACAATCTGTTACACTTGTAGGTTTTGACCGTATGGATGTTAAGGAAGTTACAGAACTTCGTAACAAATTCAGAGAAAAAGATACTGAATATAAGGTTTACAAAAATACTATGATGAGATTTGCATTCCAAGAATTAGGATATGATGAATTAATCGAAGACCTAAAGGGAACAAATGCATTAATCTTTTCACACAGTGATTTAGTTGATGGACCAAAGATCGCAGTTGACTACAGAAACGAAAAAGACGAAAACGAAGATAAGCTAACACTTAAATCAGGTATAGTTGAAGGAAAATACCAAAATGGCGAACAAATGATGGCAATAGCTACATTACCAGCTACAGAAGTACTTCACTCAATGCTTGCTAATGTATTACAAGCACCAATTAGAACTCTTGCAGGAGATCTTAACAACACTATATCTAAACTTGCAATCGCACTTAACGAAGTTGCAAGCAAAAAAGAAAACGAAGCAGCATAATAACATATCAAAAATACAAATTATAAGGAGAATATAAAAATGGCTAACGAAAAAGTAACAAACCTATTAGAAGAAATCAAAAATCTTACAGTTCTAGAACTTTCTGAACTTGTAAAAGCAATCGAAGAAGAATTTGACGTATCTGCACAAGCAGCAGTAGCAGTAGCAGCTCCAGCAGCAGGCGGAGATGCAGCAGGCGCAGCAGCAGAAAAAACAGAATTCGACGTAGTTCTTAAATCAGCTGGACAATCTAAAATCAACGTAATCAAAGTTGTTAAAGACGCAGCTGGTCTTGGACTAAAAGAAGCTAAAGCACTTGTAGATGGTGCTCCAGCAAACGTACTTGAAGGCGTTGCTAAAGATAAAGCTGAAGAAGTTAAAGCAGCTCTAGAAGAAGCTGGTGCTGAAGTAGAATTAGCATAATAATTAATAATATAAAGCTTCCTGATTTTCAAAGTCAGGGGCTTTTTTTATTTTAAAAACATAAAGAGGTATAATGTATCTTAAGTTTTTGAATTTAAATATAAGAAGAATATAAAAAGATAGGGGTAGACCTATGCCAAGGCAATATACCAAAAATCTTATAAAAAATGAATTTATAAAGCTTTTGGATGAGATGAGCTTTAATGACATAACAATATCTTTATTGGCGGATAGATGTGATATCAATAGAAATACTTTCTATTACCACTATGAAGATATTTATAGTCTTGTAAGAGAGATACTAAACGATGAGATAGAAAAGGTAGACAATAAGTTTGATACCAGCTTTTCTATGGAAAAAAGTATCTTGCATGCAGCATCATTTTTGCTTGATAATAAAAAAGCAGCCCAGAATTTATTTGAATCTATAGATAAAAATGAAACTGATTCTTATTTATATAAGATTTGCCAGTCAGTTATAAGTAAATATGTAGAAAATGAATGTAGGTCTAAAAATATAAAAGCTAGAGATGAAGACAAGACTTTGATTATTGATTTTTATAGGGCTGCCTTTGTAGGTTTGTTGGATAAATGGATCCAAGATGGAATGATAGAAAGTCCTGACAAGTTAATCTACCGTATTGGTAATTTATTTGAAGGAAATATAGAAAGATCACTTAAAATGAGTGAAAAATTGAAAAAATTAGATCCCTTTGATCACAAGTAATGATTAGACCTAGGTTATTATGAGATATAATAGAAAAAATTGATAAAATAATATAATATAAGCTATATTGATTCTTCGTAGTCAACGAAATGTTGACATTTAGGTCTTAGGGACGTATATTATAGGTTAGTAAAGAATAAGTTAGGGGATGGATTAGTGATGACGGCATTACATAAAAAATTAAATGGTGATATTGTAGAAAATAATACCGACCAATTAAAAACCATTTTAAAAAACAAAGACATAAGAATATCTCATCAAAGATTATTAGTATTAGATTATTTGATAAAAAATCCTATCCATCCATCTGCTGAGATAATTTTTAAAGATCTCAAAGATATTGATCCACTGATAAGTCAGGCAACTGTCTACAATACCTTGAATTTATTTGTGGAAAAAAACTTGGTTAAAGAATTAGATTTCAACATGACATCTAAGAGATATGAATTTATTAAAGAAAGCCACGGACATTTTGTATGTACGTCTTGTGGTCAAATTATAGACTTATGCTTGGAGGATTTGAACTATTCTATAGACCTATTAGATTACTCAATAGACAGTGTAGATATAACCTATAGAGGCTTGTGCCCTGAGTGTAGATAAGATTTTAAACAGCTTTTTAAAAGCTGTTTTTTTGTATTTAGATAAACATTAGGGGTATAAGTTATAAAAGGGGGTCTAGGATGGATAGAAATAAAGTGAAAAATGTTAGCATAAAATCAATAATGCTTGATTATGAGAATATTGATGGATTTGATGGTGAGGTTGAACAAGTTTTATCAATAGATTCAGATGGTGGTATTTCTTTAACTTCTAAAAAAATAGATTTCGAAAATAATCTTGTTTATGATTATAAATATGATGACAGGATAATCTCTACAAGCAAAGTAGATGAAATTTATGAATATTTAGACTATATTTTTGATGAGTCCTTTGAGAAGAAATTTCAGGATGGCAAATCGTATTTTGAGCTAAGACTGACTGTTGAAGATAAGATTATAAGTATAAATTCAAAATTTTTAAAAGACGATATATTGTCAAAATTTATAAGAAAAATCTTAGATGATTATAATCTTTTATTATTTGATGGTGAGAAAAACTATTATCATATCGAAAGTATTTATTTCAAATATGATAGGGTTTTGAGTAAAAATAACACTGATGATAAAGAAGACAAATATATAGGTATGTCGGAAGAGTTAATTATAAACCGCAAAGATAAGTCAATCACTATCGTGAGGGTTCTACCAAATAAGCATAAGGTAAAACAGAGATTTGAATTAGAAGATGAGGTAATAAGTTTTTTGGAATATGTAGAAAATTTCAAGATTCTAAATTATTATGATTCGTCAGAAAGAGGCTCCGATTCAAGGATTGTTTATGATGAAAATGATAAAAGATCGTATATGTACCTAATTAAATATGATAAAAAGGATATAGCTATAAGAAAGAGTTTTTATAACAAAATAAGTCTGCCTTTTTTCTATAATTTATTTGCAGAAGGACTAACATCTATATTAGAGTTTTACGGTACTAGTGATTTGTTAAATTCAAAAATTTATCAGAAAGTACTTCCTAGAGAAAATGAATTTATATATTGTAGTGTTATTTTTTCTGATGACGGTAAATCCTATTATTATAGGACTAATGATTTGAGTATTGACATAGGTGATTTGGTAATAGTTGGAGTTGGTGATGATGATAACGAAAATATAGCGAAGGTGGTAAAAATAGAGTGTTTTACAGAGGATAGTTTACCATTGCCATTAGATAAAACTAAGATCATACTAGGAAAGTTTAATTAATATATAAAAAGGAGTTTTTATGAAAGAAAAAATTGCTATTCAGGAAACATATGGTGAGAGATTTCAACATTGTTGGGGTTGTGGAGAAAAAAACGATCAGGGTCTTCATCTAAAATCATACCCAAGTGAAGATGGCAAGACTGTAGTTGCAACTATTAGGCCAGATAAAATGTACACCGGTGGCGTTCCAAACAATCTATTTGGAGGTATGATAGCCATGATTTTCGACTGCCATGGGACAGCAAGTGCTGCTTATTTTAAACACAAAGCAAAAGGCTTAGAACTTACAAAAGATACAGTTATTGGCAGATTTATCACGGCTAGGCTAGAAGTTGATTATATAAAACCAACCCCTATGAATGAAGATCTGATCCTAAGATCAAATTTAGAAGAACTAGGTGAAAGAAAAGGAATTATAAATATGACCTTAGAAGCTGCTGGAGAAATAAGAGCAAAGGCTAGGATAATAGCTGTAGCTGTGAAAGATAATATGTGATAAAAATATGAAAGCAGAAAATATAAACTACGATATTTTGTATAATTTAGCCTTTAAATACAAAGACACAAAATTGTGGAGAAAATTATCTGCATATATGCCACTAGGACTCCGACTAGATGATGGGAATATAGCCTATATAAATATTATTGGGGATATGGGAGAATATAACGCAGTAAATATTTGTTTAAATGATGAGGGATACTATTTTCTAGAAAAGCTTCTTAAAAATAATATCCTAGCGAACGATTTTGTAAAATTTTCTAATATTTTAGAGGGAAGCTTTATTCAGATGGTTTT
This window of the Anaerococcus mediterraneensis genome carries:
- the ribE gene encoding 6,7-dimethyl-8-ribityllumazine synthase yields the protein MREYSANLVSKDKKYAIVIARFNHFITDRLLEGCLDTLKRHEVKDEEISIIRVPGAFEIPLAAKKLVKKDDVDAVICLGAVIRGDTPHFDYVCAEVSKGVAHVGLESEKPVIFGVVTTDNIDQAVQRAGVKSGNKGSEAALSAIEMANLVDLI
- a CDS encoding HAD family hydrolase, with the protein product MILVFDFDGTIHNTEIAYKKAITESLLELGLSIDDFDFKSFIGMGPKEVWDIILKDDSDKDPYIKKNGDRIINYMRNDGQLFEGATETLSYLKDKYELYILSKCRRVYMDAAREKFGLDKYFSKYFVGEDYDYLYKYKILRKEIKGDYIMIGDRKEDIEAGSKNNQKTIFAAYGYGNPKEGDQADYKIKNIRQLREIL
- a CDS encoding aldehyde dehydrogenase family protein, whose translation is MRVKIYERSDLINFEKLNNEKLYINGTFIESKSNKWIEVENPATGEILGKVPKASDDEISQAAEAAFEAFKTFSKTSLEERISYIEKFKNWMIDHQDEIMETIKLELGVPIKIAKPGQFDKQMARIDVFIDQAKKIDYRIDMSGGYVRMEPIGVVASLTPWNYPLGQIIMKVIPAILMGCTVVQKPASDTPLTAYFVAKAFDEIGLPKGVFNLVTGSGPEVGEVLNSHPKVAMVSYTGSLLGGASSAKHAMNTAKKVVLELGGKSPAVFIKGANIKMGVKQVLDRVYLNVGQTCSCLSRAVITEDIYDDVLKEFINQYDNYPVGDPSDPKTVVGTLSSKKQFDKVKGFIEKGINEGASLIKGEIPKESKKGYYVKPAIFTDVRPGMAIHDEEIFGPVLSIIKVKNKDEAIEVANAVDFGLSSAVFGNEKEALEIAYEIKAGDVYLNSGGGSSELPFGGYKQSGLGREGGIFGLIEYLEPKSIHTA
- the glmM gene encoding phosphoglucosamine mutase yields the protein MKYFGTDGFRGEANKNLNVYHAFKIGRFIGDYFSKNNHGQGKILIGKDTRRSSYMFEDALSAGITSSGSNAYLLHVTPTPSVSYITRTEDFDCGIMITASHNPYYDNGIKIINDKGEKMGDDFLEKLEAYIDADINEIDLALGEDIGRTVDYIGGRNRYIAYLIQTVTKSFEGIKVGLDCANGAGFTIAKPVYDALGADTYVINSDPNGFNINNKAGSTHIEVLRDYVIENKLDFGFAFDGDADRCIGVDAEGNIIDGDSILYILANYMKKEGALNSNSVVTTVMSNIGLYKAFDNLGINYEKTDVGDKYVHDRMYEKDIELGGEQSGHIIMKKYANTGDGILTSLKVMEAMIEAKTDLKSLVRDLKIYPQVLINVRVKDKNTILDNEKVDQAIKEVESKLEDSGRILVRKSGTEPLIRVMVEAETEEQAQKSCQHIVDVVKDNGLAID
- a CDS encoding aspartate 1-decarboxylase (aspartate alpha-decarboxylase); translated protein: MLLIRDHLTGRKINIKEKMLIVGGDVYAVESYTAFDTSTLKGYPPKVYYDKYDNYLGKIYDRNILELDDIEDILLAYQDYCFSNHDLDDLRDNLCKKRESFIKNLLKID
- the rpmG gene encoding 50S ribosomal protein L33, encoding MRTKVKLECTECKNRNYDTTKNKTTHSERIELKKYCPFCKKHTVHKETR
- the secE gene encoding preprotein translocase subunit SecE, which produces MAKKKDSFFSGLAREFKKVQWPTKSVTVEYSLLVIAISAITGVAIWLLDLVFHNLLSIIM
- the nusG gene encoding transcription termination/antitermination protein NusG; this encodes MTDSLNFDQNKETEEEKSTQVTEAENKAKWYVVHTYTGYENRVSDKIQMMIDNDQNPDIVDVTVPTEEYVDVKNNSKKLKTRKLFPGYVMVKMVHTSKTWYIIRNTQGVTGFVGPDGDPVPLTPDEVRKFGIKEKKPVKSVEINFKVGDQVEITNGVFTGDIVRVEEIDLDKEQVKVYTDVFGQDTITTLDIRDVKTI
- the rplK gene encoding 50S ribosomal protein L11; this translates as MAEKDIQAIVKLQVPAGAASPAPPVGTALGPHGINIMEFVQAFNAKTADQAGMIIPVEMTIYTDRSFKFITKTPPAPVLIKKAINLAKGSGEPNKNKVGSIKRSQLEEIAKTKMQDLNAASLEAAVSMIAGTARSMGVTVED
- the rplA gene encoding 50S ribosomal protein L1, with translation MAKRGKKYLESKASYDSTQEYELNEALEIVEKTAKAKFDETVELHFNLGVDSRHADQQVRGTVILPHGTGKVQRVLAFVKDDRIDEALAAGADYAGNTEYEEKIQKDGWLDFDVVIATPDMMATVGKLGRVLGPQGLMPNPKTGTVTPDIKKAIEDIKAGKVEYRTDKANLIHVPTGKVSFGKEKLADNIKTLISAVVKAKPAAAKGKYIKSITVSSTMGPGVKLQASRASELVEK
- the rplJ gene encoding 50S ribosomal protein L10, with product MSEKAIAAKQLIVDEIKEKIEGAQSVTLVGFDRMDVKEVTELRNKFREKDTEYKVYKNTMMRFAFQELGYDELIEDLKGTNALIFSHSDLVDGPKIAVDYRNEKDENEDKLTLKSGIVEGKYQNGEQMMAIATLPATEVLHSMLANVLQAPIRTLAGDLNNTISKLAIALNEVASKKENEAA
- the rplL gene encoding 50S ribosomal protein L7/L12 — translated: MANEKVTNLLEEIKNLTVLELSELVKAIEEEFDVSAQAAVAVAAPAAGGDAAGAAAEKTEFDVVLKSAGQSKINVIKVVKDAAGLGLKEAKALVDGAPANVLEGVAKDKAEEVKAALEEAGAEVELA
- a CDS encoding TetR/AcrR family transcriptional regulator, with the translated sequence MPRQYTKNLIKNEFIKLLDEMSFNDITISLLADRCDINRNTFYYHYEDIYSLVREILNDEIEKVDNKFDTSFSMEKSILHAASFLLDNKKAAQNLFESIDKNETDSYLYKICQSVISKYVENECRSKNIKARDEDKTLIIDFYRAAFVGLLDKWIQDGMIESPDKLIYRIGNLFEGNIERSLKMSEKLKKLDPFDHK
- a CDS encoding Fur family transcriptional regulator, encoding MTALHKKLNGDIVENNTDQLKTILKNKDIRISHQRLLVLDYLIKNPIHPSAEIIFKDLKDIDPLISQATVYNTLNLFVEKNLVKELDFNMTSKRYEFIKESHGHFVCTSCGQIIDLCLEDLNYSIDLLDYSIDSVDITYRGLCPECR
- a CDS encoding thioesterase, which gives rise to MKEKIAIQETYGERFQHCWGCGEKNDQGLHLKSYPSEDGKTVVATIRPDKMYTGGVPNNLFGGMIAMIFDCHGTASAAYFKHKAKGLELTKDTVIGRFITARLEVDYIKPTPMNEDLILRSNLEELGERKGIINMTLEAAGEIRAKARIIAVAVKDNM